In Thalassospira sp. ER-Se-21-Dark, one genomic interval encodes:
- a CDS encoding multidrug effflux MFS transporter, producing MNDHRPTGTQAARPLPGLVEFICLMAITIGLVALSIDNLLPAFGPIAQDFGIEDGNRMQMLIYVFMIAFGLMQIVYGPLADSFGRRPTLIAGLGIYCIGTVMAIFSDSYEHLLIARFVQGLGAAAPRVLTMAITRDCFEGREMARVMSFVMMVFIILPVFAPASGSLILALANWHMIFVSTLVLAIAIVCWYLMRMPETLHPEYRHKLSMRRIARDIKTTVTNRQTFGYATAMGVMFACLMAYIGSAQQIFETEVYGLGVWFPLAFGMIAACMSFSSFINARLVRKIGMHKISHVALFFLTASSLINVLIALWFDGHPPLFVFGIGLTTILFCFSLTMPNFNSLAMEPVGAIAGTASSITGVYSTLIGVIAGGIIGQQFNGTVIPLLVGYFALGLIGIVIVGITERGKFCQATH from the coding sequence CTGCCGGCCTTTGGCCCAATCGCGCAAGACTTTGGCATCGAAGACGGCAACCGCATGCAGATGCTGATTTATGTCTTCATGATCGCGTTTGGTCTGATGCAGATCGTTTATGGCCCGCTTGCCGATAGTTTTGGTCGCCGCCCCACCCTGATCGCAGGACTTGGCATTTATTGCATCGGCACCGTGATGGCGATCTTTTCCGACAGCTATGAGCACCTTCTTATTGCGCGTTTCGTGCAGGGTCTTGGCGCGGCTGCACCGCGGGTTCTGACCATGGCGATCACGCGCGATTGTTTCGAAGGGCGCGAAATGGCCCGCGTCATGTCGTTTGTCATGATGGTGTTCATCATCCTGCCTGTGTTCGCCCCGGCATCAGGCAGCCTGATTTTAGCTCTGGCCAACTGGCATATGATTTTCGTCAGCACCTTGGTCCTCGCGATTGCGATTGTCTGCTGGTACCTGATGCGCATGCCTGAAACCCTGCATCCGGAATATCGGCATAAACTGTCGATGCGCCGGATCGCACGCGACATCAAAACCACCGTCACCAATCGCCAGACATTCGGCTACGCCACGGCGATGGGCGTCATGTTCGCCTGCCTGATGGCCTATATCGGATCTGCCCAACAGATCTTCGAAACCGAGGTTTACGGGCTTGGTGTCTGGTTTCCGCTGGCCTTTGGCATGATTGCCGCCTGCATGAGTTTCTCGTCATTCATCAATGCGCGACTGGTGCGCAAGATCGGCATGCACAAGATTTCTCATGTCGCGCTGTTCTTCTTGACCGCCAGCAGCCTGATCAATGTTCTCATTGCGCTCTGGTTTGATGGGCATCCGCCCTTGTTCGTCTTTGGCATCGGCCTGACAACCATCCTGTTCTGTTTCTCGCTGACCATGCCGAACTTCAACTCGCTTGCGATGGAGCCGGTCGGCGCGATTGCCGGTACTGCATCCTCGATCACCGGTGTTTACAGCACGTTGATTGGCGTCATTGCCGGCGGGATTATCGGGCAGCAGTTCAATGGCACTGTTATCCCGCTTCTGGTCGGTTACTTCGCGCTTGGCCTGATTGGCATTGTGATTGTTGGCATCACTGAACGCGGCAAGTTCTGTCAGGCAACCCACTAG
- the metH gene encoding methionine synthase has protein sequence MTDISRFINIGERTNVAGSLKFKKLIVEEDYDAALEIARQQVENGAQIIDINMDDAMLDAETAMVKFINLIAAEPDIARVPIMVDSSKWNVIEAGLKCLQGKGIVNSISLKEGEEPFIEQAKKLRRYGAAVVVMAFDEKGQADTVDRKFEICKRSYNVLVDKVGFPPEDIIFDPNIFAVATGIEEHDNYAVDFIEACKLIKKHLPYAKISGGVSNVSFSFRGNNPVREAMHSVFLYHAIKAGLDMGIVNAGQLVVYEEIPAELRERVEDVILNRRSDATDRLLEVAEKYKGTGGPEKKADLEWRKKPVKERLAHALINGIAEFVEEDTEEARQQADKPLHVIEGPLMDGMNIVGDLFGDGKMFLPQVVKSARVMKKAVAYLIPFIEEEKDGKHETNGKILLATVKGDVHDIGKNIVGVVLQCNNFEVIDLGVMVPTQKIIETAKAEKVDMIGLSGLITPSLEEMTYVAAEMEREGLNIPLLIGGATTSKVHTAVKIAPNYLKSSVVYVIDASRAVGVASNLLSKTNGERFAEEIRNEYIAMAEKHAAQQLQKKRFSIVDARANKVQLDWDNFEAPVPLKPGITLFEDFDLEELVSRFDWKPFFETWELHGRFPDILKDEKVGETARSLYADAQEMLKKIVAEKWFKPKAVVGLWPANSVGDDIEVTPAPEKNEPVMLHTLRQQMYRENNKRPNRALADYIAPKDSGKTDYIGAFVVTAGPEVEEISAKLEAEHDDYNAILVKALGDRFAEAFAEHMHEKVRKELWGYAPDEALGNDDLIAEKYRGIRPAPGYPACPEHTEKGILWDLLDAEKNVGVSLTESYAMTPTSSVSGFYFANPEAKYFGLGKIERDQVESYAERKGMTLAEAERWLAPNLNYDPRQAK, from the coding sequence ATGACCGACATTTCCAGATTTATCAATATTGGTGAGCGGACCAACGTCGCCGGATCGCTGAAATTCAAGAAGTTGATCGTCGAGGAAGATTACGATGCAGCCCTTGAGATCGCCCGTCAGCAGGTCGAAAACGGCGCGCAGATCATCGACATCAACATGGATGATGCGATGCTTGATGCCGAAACGGCGATGGTCAAGTTCATCAACCTGATTGCGGCCGAGCCAGACATTGCCCGCGTTCCGATCATGGTCGACAGTTCCAAATGGAACGTGATCGAAGCCGGTCTGAAATGCCTGCAGGGCAAGGGTATTGTTAACTCAATCAGCCTGAAGGAAGGCGAAGAACCCTTCATCGAACAGGCCAAAAAACTTCGCCGCTATGGCGCAGCAGTCGTTGTCATGGCCTTTGATGAAAAAGGCCAGGCCGATACAGTCGATCGCAAGTTCGAAATCTGCAAGCGCAGCTATAACGTGCTGGTCGATAAGGTTGGCTTCCCGCCCGAAGACATCATTTTCGATCCGAACATCTTTGCCGTCGCGACCGGTATCGAAGAGCACGACAATTATGCTGTCGATTTCATCGAAGCCTGCAAGCTGATCAAAAAGCACCTGCCATACGCCAAGATTTCAGGCGGTGTTTCCAACGTTTCCTTCTCGTTCCGGGGCAACAACCCGGTCCGCGAAGCGATGCACTCTGTGTTCCTGTATCACGCCATCAAGGCGGGACTGGATATGGGCATCGTCAATGCCGGCCAGTTGGTTGTGTATGAAGAAATCCCGGCAGAGCTTCGTGAACGCGTCGAAGACGTCATCCTGAACCGCCGTTCGGATGCGACCGACCGTTTGCTCGAAGTTGCCGAGAAATACAAAGGTACTGGCGGGCCCGAGAAAAAGGCCGACCTTGAATGGCGTAAAAAGCCGGTCAAGGAACGTCTGGCGCACGCCCTGATCAACGGTATTGCCGAGTTCGTCGAAGAAGACACCGAAGAAGCCCGTCAACAGGCCGACAAGCCGCTGCATGTGATTGAAGGTCCGTTGATGGACGGCATGAACATCGTTGGCGACCTGTTCGGTGACGGCAAGATGTTCCTGCCTCAGGTGGTGAAATCCGCGCGTGTGATGAAAAAAGCGGTGGCTTATCTGATTCCTTTCATCGAAGAGGAAAAAGACGGCAAGCACGAAACCAACGGCAAGATCTTGCTCGCGACCGTTAAGGGCGATGTGCATGACATTGGCAAGAACATCGTTGGTGTGGTTCTGCAATGTAACAACTTCGAGGTCATCGACCTTGGCGTGATGGTGCCGACCCAGAAAATCATCGAAACCGCCAAGGCCGAAAAGGTCGACATGATCGGTTTGTCGGGCCTGATTACCCCGTCGCTTGAAGAAATGACCTATGTCGCGGCCGAAATGGAACGCGAAGGGCTGAATATTCCGCTTCTGATTGGCGGGGCGACGACGTCGAAGGTCCATACCGCTGTTAAAATCGCGCCGAACTATCTGAAATCATCGGTGGTTTACGTGATCGACGCATCCCGTGCGGTCGGTGTTGCCAGCAATCTGCTTTCAAAAACCAATGGCGAACGCTTTGCTGAGGAAATCCGCAACGAATATATCGCGATGGCTGAAAAGCATGCAGCACAGCAACTGCAGAAAAAGCGTTTCTCGATTGTCGATGCACGTGCCAACAAGGTTCAGCTCGATTGGGACAACTTTGAAGCACCGGTTCCGCTCAAACCCGGTATCACCCTGTTTGAAGATTTCGATCTGGAAGAACTGGTGTCGCGCTTTGACTGGAAACCGTTCTTCGAGACTTGGGAACTTCATGGGCGTTTCCCCGACATCCTGAAGGATGAAAAGGTCGGCGAAACGGCGCGTAGCCTTTATGCGGACGCGCAGGAAATGCTTAAAAAAATCGTTGCCGAAAAATGGTTCAAGCCCAAGGCGGTTGTCGGTCTGTGGCCGGCCAACTCGGTCGGTGATGATATCGAAGTTACCCCGGCACCGGAGAAGAATGAGCCGGTGATGCTCCATACCCTGCGTCAGCAGATGTATCGCGAGAACAACAAGCGTCCGAACCGCGCGTTGGCCGACTATATCGCGCCAAAAGACAGCGGCAAGACCGACTATATCGGCGCCTTTGTTGTTACCGCCGGGCCGGAAGTCGAAGAAATCTCTGCCAAGCTTGAAGCAGAGCATGATGATTACAATGCCATCCTGGTCAAGGCACTGGGTGACCGTTTTGCCGAGGCCTTTGCCGAGCATATGCACGAAAAAGTTCGTAAGGAGCTTTGGGGCTATGCACCGGACGAGGCGCTTGGCAATGATGATCTGATTGCCGAAAAATATCGCGGTATCCGTCCGGCACCGGGTTATCCGGCCTGCCCGGAACACACTGAAAAGGGCATTCTTTGGGATCTTCTGGATGCAGAGAAGAATGTTGGTGTGTCTCTGACTGAAAGCTATGCCATGACGCCAACCTCGTCGGTGAGCGGTTTTTACTTTGCCAACCCGGAAGCCAAGTATTTCGGCCTTGGTAAAATCGAACGCGATCAGGTGGAAAGCTATGCCGAGCGTAAGGGTATGACCCTGGCCGAGGCGGAACGTTGGCTTGCCCCGAATTTGAATTACGATCCGCGTCAGGCGAAATAA
- a CDS encoding homocysteine S-methyltransferase family protein, which yields MNDRKERIALLRKRAEEKILILDGAMGTMIQKHKLTEEDYRGERFADWKQDVKGNNDLLSLTQPYIIKDIHLQYIAAGADLNGTNTFSATTIAQADYGMEDLAYEINFESAKIARAACDEWEAAHPGDVRFVNGAIGPTNRTASISPDVNNPGFRAITFDQLKEAYKEATTGLLDGGADTLLVETIFDTLNAKAALFAIDEVLDERGEDVPVLISGTITDASGRTLSGQTTEAFYNSVRHTKPFSIGLNCALGAAQLRPYVQELSRIAECRVSVYPNAGLPNEFGEYDQTDAEMAELVKEWADTGMVNLLGGCCGTTPPHIKAIADAVANAKPRVVPKFEPRMRLSGLEPFDAA from the coding sequence ATGAATGATCGCAAGGAACGCATTGCCCTGCTGCGCAAACGGGCCGAGGAAAAGATACTGATCCTTGATGGCGCAATGGGCACGATGATCCAGAAGCACAAGCTGACCGAGGAAGACTATCGCGGCGAACGCTTTGCTGACTGGAAGCAGGACGTCAAAGGCAATAACGATCTTTTGTCACTGACCCAGCCGTATATCATCAAGGACATCCATCTGCAGTACATCGCGGCCGGTGCGGACCTGAACGGGACCAACACGTTTAGCGCGACAACCATTGCCCAGGCCGATTACGGCATGGAAGACTTGGCCTACGAGATCAATTTCGAAAGTGCCAAGATCGCACGTGCTGCCTGTGATGAATGGGAAGCAGCCCATCCGGGGGATGTGCGCTTTGTAAATGGTGCGATCGGCCCGACCAACCGCACGGCATCGATTTCGCCGGATGTGAACAATCCCGGCTTCCGTGCCATCACCTTTGATCAGCTCAAAGAGGCATACAAGGAAGCCACGACCGGTTTGCTGGATGGTGGCGCGGACACGCTGCTGGTGGAAACCATTTTTGATACACTCAATGCCAAGGCTGCGCTTTTTGCCATCGACGAAGTTCTCGACGAACGTGGTGAAGATGTACCGGTGCTGATTTCCGGCACGATCACCGATGCGTCAGGCCGGACGCTTTCGGGGCAGACGACCGAAGCGTTTTATAATTCCGTGCGTCATACCAAGCCGTTCTCGATTGGGCTGAACTGCGCACTCGGTGCCGCACAGCTGCGCCCGTATGTTCAGGAACTGTCGCGCATTGCCGAATGCCGCGTTTCGGTTTACCCCAATGCAGGTCTTCCCAACGAGTTTGGCGAATATGACCAGACCGATGCCGAAATGGCCGAATTGGTCAAGGAATGGGCCGATACTGGCATGGTCAATCTGCTGGGGGGCTGCTGTGGTACGACACCGCCGCACATCAAGGCGATTGCCGATGCGGTGGCAAATGCCAAGCCGCGCGTTGTGCCCAAGTTTGAGCCAAGAATGCGTCTGTCCGGCCTCGAGCCGTTTGATGCTGCGTAA
- the metF gene encoding methylenetetrahydrofolate reductase, translating to MMTVPEINAVRKHLKVSFEFFPPKTEKMEETMWRSIHRLAPLNPSFVSVTYGAGGTTRDRTHGSVTRIQGETGIPAAAHLTCVGHTKEEIDQIARSYWNEGIRSIVALRGDLPDAGDKYEPTPGGYAYAVDLVAGLKEIADFDISVSAYPETHPDAPSSDFEIDYLKRKIDAGANRAITQFFFDNETYLRFRDKCVAAGIEAPIVPGILPVTNFASLLKFADMCGASVPQRLHWRFEGLDEDPDTRRMVAFHEAISQVEGLISEGVTDFHFYTLNRAELTYAICHALGIRGTEQVAA from the coding sequence ATGATGACGGTTCCAGAAATCAACGCAGTACGCAAACACCTCAAGGTTTCGTTCGAATTCTTCCCGCCGAAAACGGAGAAGATGGAAGAAACCATGTGGCGGTCGATCCATCGGCTTGCGCCGCTCAATCCGTCTTTTGTTTCGGTGACCTATGGGGCCGGCGGCACCACACGTGATCGCACCCATGGCAGTGTCACCCGTATTCAGGGTGAAACCGGCATTCCGGCTGCGGCGCATTTGACCTGTGTTGGTCACACCAAGGAAGAGATCGATCAGATCGCGCGCAGTTATTGGAACGAGGGTATCCGATCCATCGTTGCCCTTCGCGGGGACCTGCCGGACGCGGGCGATAAGTATGAACCGACCCCGGGTGGCTATGCCTATGCGGTTGATCTGGTTGCCGGCCTTAAGGAAATTGCCGATTTTGATATTTCGGTGTCTGCTTATCCGGAAACGCACCCGGATGCGCCGAGTTCCGATTTCGAAATCGATTATCTCAAACGCAAGATCGATGCGGGCGCCAACCGGGCAATTACCCAGTTCTTCTTTGATAACGAGACCTATCTGCGGTTCCGTGACAAATGTGTGGCTGCGGGCATCGAGGCGCCCATCGTTCCGGGCATTTTGCCGGTGACAAACTTTGCGTCGCTCTTGAAATTTGCCGATATGTGTGGTGCTTCTGTGCCGCAGCGTTTGCATTGGCGTTTCGAAGGGCTTGATGAAGATCCCGATACCCGTCGCATGGTCGCATTCCACGAAGCCATTTCACAGGTGGAAGGTTTGATCAGCGAAGGGGTGACTGACTTCCACTTCTATACGCTTAACCGTGCCGAACTGACATATGCCATCTGCCATGCGCTGGGCATTCGCGGAACTGAACAGGTTGCAGCCTGA
- a CDS encoding metalloregulator ArsR/SmtB family transcription factor, whose translation MEQVLARLRAAAEATRLRLLAICAECELTVSEITQIIGQSQPRVSRHLKLLCEAGLLVRFREGTWVFYRTPHSGPGADLVQPVLYLLPKDDETLALDRARLDQVKAEREKIATEYFRANAEDWDRIRSLHVDEAVVEKALLEAVGDLTGGRILDVGTGTGRILELLGRNAEEGVGVDMSREMLAVARARLQRADLSNCLVRQADMYQLPYPGGMFDVVTLHQVLHFAEKPEAALAEAARVLAPGGKLVIVDFAQHEQEELREEHAHRRLGFDDGSINDWFRASGLEPGNVVSLPGKPLTVRIWMARPTSAQTADKSQRNSEKAAE comes from the coding sequence ATGGAGCAGGTTCTGGCAAGATTGCGCGCAGCTGCTGAAGCAACGCGGCTTCGCTTGCTGGCGATCTGCGCCGAGTGCGAATTGACCGTCAGCGAAATCACCCAGATCATCGGTCAGAGCCAGCCGCGCGTCTCCCGACACCTTAAATTATTGTGCGAGGCAGGCCTGCTTGTCCGGTTCCGCGAAGGGACTTGGGTCTTCTATCGCACGCCGCATTCCGGGCCGGGTGCCGACCTTGTGCAGCCTGTGCTGTATCTGTTGCCAAAAGATGACGAGACGCTTGCACTTGATCGTGCCCGTCTGGATCAGGTGAAGGCAGAACGGGAAAAGATCGCGACAGAATATTTCCGCGCCAACGCCGAAGACTGGGATCGGATTCGCTCGCTGCATGTCGACGAGGCGGTTGTTGAAAAAGCATTGCTTGAAGCGGTTGGTGATCTGACCGGTGGCCGGATTCTCGATGTCGGAACAGGTACTGGGCGTATTCTTGAGCTTCTCGGGCGCAATGCCGAAGAGGGCGTTGGCGTTGATATGTCGCGCGAAATGTTGGCTGTTGCGCGCGCACGCTTGCAGCGTGCAGACCTGTCCAACTGCCTTGTTCGACAAGCCGACATGTACCAATTGCCTTATCCCGGCGGCATGTTTGATGTGGTGACCCTGCATCAGGTGCTGCATTTCGCTGAAAAGCCCGAGGCGGCCCTTGCCGAGGCAGCGCGCGTTCTGGCCCCCGGTGGCAAGCTTGTCATTGTCGACTTTGCCCAGCACGAACAGGAAGAACTGCGCGAAGAACATGCGCATCGACGTCTTGGTTTCGATGATGGGTCCATCAATGACTGGTTCCGCGCCAGCGGTCTTGAGCCTGGTAACGTTGTCAGTTTGCCGGGTAAACCACTGACGGTTCGGATCTGGATGGCTCGCCCGACATCGGCCCAAACAGCGGACAAAAGTCAAAGAAATTCTGAAAAGGCTGCGGAATAA
- a CDS encoding VacJ family lipoprotein, producing the protein MKFRTLLSLCAAGSLSLLTACASTEPAQDTSDYDPLEPVNRVVHGVNGAVDFMVLYPAAMWYRDIAPEPVKTSVASFVRNINEPLNSFNALLQGDPDQAAASFQRFIMNSTLGFLGFNDVASDFGIPYRREDFGQTLAHYGIGGGPYIVLPLLGPSNLRDTAGIGVDYVANPLTWGAQNSDTAEALYLGSVGLTALHYRYATINQLNELQKSSIDYYAALRSLYRQQRNQMIRNGGPSPEFAVEDESASFDFDDAVEAASQ; encoded by the coding sequence ATGAAGTTTCGAACTTTGCTTTCGCTTTGTGCCGCAGGATCGCTGTCTTTGCTGACCGCGTGCGCATCGACAGAACCCGCTCAGGACACGAGTGATTATGATCCGCTTGAGCCGGTGAACCGCGTGGTTCACGGTGTTAACGGCGCGGTCGATTTCATGGTCCTGTATCCTGCTGCAATGTGGTACCGCGACATTGCCCCGGAACCTGTTAAAACCTCCGTCGCGAGCTTCGTGCGCAACATCAACGAACCGTTGAACTCGTTCAACGCGTTGCTGCAGGGGGACCCGGATCAGGCTGCTGCCTCGTTCCAGCGTTTCATCATGAACTCGACGCTTGGCTTCCTTGGTTTCAATGATGTCGCATCTGATTTCGGCATTCCGTACCGTCGCGAAGATTTTGGTCAGACCCTTGCCCATTACGGCATTGGCGGCGGCCCTTACATTGTGCTGCCGCTGCTTGGCCCGTCCAACCTGCGTGATACAGCCGGCATCGGGGTTGACTATGTTGCCAACCCGCTGACATGGGGCGCACAGAACAGCGATACCGCCGAAGCCCTTTATCTTGGCTCGGTCGGTCTTACAGCCCTGCATTATCGTTACGCGACGATCAATCAGCTGAACGAACTGCAAAAGTCGTCTATCGACTATTACGCAGCCCTGCGCAGCCTCTATCGTCAGCAACGCAATCAGATGATTCGCAATGGTGGCCCGTCACCAGAATTCGCCGTAGAAGACGAAAGTGCATCTTTTGACTTCGACGATGCTGTCGAAGCGGCAAGCCAGTAA
- a CDS encoding ABC transporter substrate-binding protein: MVNSKIAISTAAMIAIAAAWSGPASATGLSSNVVAEVAAETSAANVIQSMADQAMNELTDQSLADDVRRKKFVSLMDRYFAMDVVSRFVLGRYWRSISEAEIEEFSVLLQNYLALNYANQFKEFNGEQFVVGDETQKNKDTFVDSQFVRPDGPPVNIVWRMRMFDDSYKIIDVSIEGLSMGITQRDEFTSVIQQNNDDVGALTAALKAKTGL; the protein is encoded by the coding sequence ATGGTAAACAGCAAAATCGCCATATCAACCGCCGCGATGATCGCCATCGCGGCCGCTTGGTCTGGTCCGGCATCGGCAACGGGTTTGTCTTCAAACGTTGTTGCCGAAGTCGCTGCCGAAACCAGCGCAGCAAATGTCATTCAGAGCATGGCTGACCAGGCCATGAATGAACTGACGGATCAAAGCCTTGCTGACGACGTTCGCCGCAAAAAGTTCGTGTCCCTGATGGACCGCTATTTTGCAATGGATGTCGTTTCGCGCTTCGTTCTGGGGCGTTACTGGCGTTCGATTTCCGAAGCGGAGATCGAGGAGTTTTCAGTCCTGCTTCAGAACTATCTGGCGCTCAACTACGCAAACCAGTTCAAGGAATTCAACGGCGAACAGTTTGTCGTCGGTGATGAGACCCAGAAGAACAAGGACACCTTTGTCGATTCGCAGTTCGTCCGCCCGGACGGCCCACCGGTAAACATTGTTTGGCGGATGCGGATGTTTGATGACAGCTACAAGATCATTGATGTTTCCATCGAAGGTCTGAGCATGGGCATCACCCAACGCGATGAATTCACATCGGTCATCCAACAGAACAATGACGATGTCGGCGCCCTGACCGCTGCACTCAAGGCAAAAACCGGTCTCTGA
- the ettA gene encoding energy-dependent translational throttle protein EttA, whose translation MASYQYIYVMKDLTKILPGGRELFKGITLSFLPGVKIGVLGNNGAGKSTLLKIMAGIEKDYAGEAWPAEGVNVGYLEQEPQLNPEKDVLGNVMEGCGSIVDDLARFNEISGKFAEPMTDDEMNDLLAEQGELQERIDAANGWDLERTLEIAMDALRCPPKDADVTKLSGGERRRVALCRLLLAKPDILLLDEPTNHLDAESVAWLERHLEDYQGTVILVTHDRYFLDNVTGWILELDRGQGIPFEGNYSSWLEQKQKRLEQESRQEGSRQKQLATELEWIRQNPKGRQAKSKARVRAYDDLVAEAAKAVPDSTKIVIPIAERLGNEVITAEGLTKAYGDKLLFENLDFRLPPGGIVGVIGPNGAGKTTLFKMLTGADTPDAGTLKIGDTVKMGYVDQSRDSLDPNKTVWQEVSDGLDEILLGKRPMSSRAYVSQFAFKGADQQKKVGQLSGGERNRVHLAKMLKSGANVLLLDEPTNDLDVDTLRALEEGLLEFAGCAVVISHDRFFLDRIATHILAYEGNSHVEWFEGNYQEYEADYKRRYGEEASRPHRIKYKPLTR comes from the coding sequence ATGGCATCCTACCAGTATATTTACGTCATGAAGGACCTGACCAAGATCCTTCCGGGCGGTCGCGAACTTTTCAAGGGCATCACACTGTCCTTCCTGCCAGGCGTAAAAATCGGTGTTCTCGGTAACAACGGCGCAGGTAAATCCACCCTGCTGAAAATCATGGCCGGCATCGAAAAGGATTACGCCGGTGAAGCTTGGCCTGCCGAAGGTGTCAATGTCGGCTATCTTGAGCAGGAACCGCAGCTTAACCCGGAGAAAGACGTTCTTGGTAACGTCATGGAAGGGTGTGGCTCGATTGTTGACGATCTTGCACGCTTCAACGAAATCAGCGGCAAGTTTGCCGAGCCGATGACCGATGACGAAATGAATGATCTCCTTGCCGAGCAGGGTGAACTTCAGGAACGCATCGATGCGGCCAATGGCTGGGATTTGGAGCGCACCCTTGAGATCGCGATGGACGCCCTGCGTTGCCCGCCCAAGGATGCGGACGTAACCAAGCTTTCAGGTGGTGAGCGCCGTCGTGTCGCCCTTTGCCGCCTGTTGCTTGCAAAGCCTGACATTCTGCTGCTTGACGAACCGACCAACCACCTTGACGCTGAATCGGTTGCGTGGCTTGAGCGCCACCTTGAAGATTATCAGGGTACCGTCATTCTGGTCACCCACGATCGTTACTTCCTTGATAACGTCACGGGCTGGATTCTGGAACTTGACCGCGGCCAGGGCATTCCGTTCGAAGGCAACTATTCCTCCTGGCTTGAGCAGAAGCAAAAGCGTCTGGAACAGGAATCCCGTCAGGAAGGCAGCCGCCAGAAACAGCTTGCCACCGAACTTGAGTGGATCCGCCAGAACCCGAAGGGCCGTCAGGCAAAATCCAAGGCCCGTGTCCGTGCCTATGACGATCTTGTCGCCGAGGCCGCAAAAGCGGTGCCGGATTCCACCAAGATCGTTATTCCGATTGCCGAGCGTCTTGGAAACGAAGTTATCACCGCCGAAGGTCTGACCAAGGCTTATGGTGACAAGCTTCTGTTTGAAAACCTTGATTTCCGTCTGCCGCCGGGTGGTATCGTTGGTGTGATCGGTCCGAACGGTGCGGGTAAAACCACCCTGTTCAAAATGTTGACGGGTGCTGACACCCCGGATGCAGGAACGCTCAAGATCGGTGATACCGTCAAGATGGGCTATGTCGATCAGTCGCGTGACTCGCTTGATCCGAACAAAACGGTTTGGCAGGAAGTCTCCGACGGCCTCGACGAGATCCTTTTGGGCAAGCGTCCGATGTCGTCGCGTGCCTATGTGTCACAGTTCGCCTTCAAGGGCGCAGATCAGCAGAAAAAAGTCGGCCAGTTGTCCGGTGGTGAACGTAACCGTGTTCACCTTGCCAAGATGCTGAAATCTGGCGCGAACGTTCTGCTGCTTGATGAACCGACCAACGATCTTGACGTTGATACGCTGCGTGCGCTTGAGGAAGGTCTTCTTGAGTTTGCCGGTTGCGCTGTGGTCATCTCGCACGATCGCTTCTTCCTTGACCGTATTGCGACCCATATTCTGGCCTACGAGGGCAACTCGCATGTCGAGTGGTTCGAAGGGAACTATCAGGAATATGAAGCCGACTACAAACGTCGCTATGGTGAAGAGGCAAGTCGCCCCCACCGCATCAAATACAAGCCGCTGACCCGCTAA
- a CDS encoding DUF4212 domain-containing protein yields MDEQSAAYWKRNVKLVSVLIAIWFIVSYGFGILFVDALNSIEIAGFQLGFWFAQQGSIYVFVALIFVYVAKMNKLDREFGVREDD; encoded by the coding sequence ATGGATGAACAAAGCGCAGCCTACTGGAAGAGAAACGTGAAGCTGGTCTCGGTTCTTATCGCGATCTGGTTCATCGTTTCCTACGGTTTCGGCATCTTGTTTGTCGATGCCCTCAACTCTATCGAAATCGCGGGCTTCCAGCTTGGTTTCTGGTTTGCTCAACAGGGGTCCATTTACGTCTTTGTCGCACTGATTTTCGTCTATGTGGCCAAGATGAACAAACTGGATCGCGAATTCGGCGTTCGTGAAGACGACTGA